A window of Plasmodium brasilianum strain Bolivian I chromosome 8, whole genome shotgun sequence contains these coding sequences:
- a CDS encoding elongation factor 1-delta, translating into MANTYDELYVPLSYYILHNEGSEERAGKEHLNKKGKKQVINKSSLIIDIKPYGEDTNLDDVLKLVKDIEMEGLTWGKAHKKTPFAFGLFKLQVTCVIVDDLINTDELIEMIENVGLSEDQLKKKKELQERMEEDEDIDEEIEGLVQSAEIISFNKL; encoded by the exons ATGGCAAACACGTATGACGAACTGTATGTCCCTCTAAGTTATTATATTCTACATAATGAAGGGAGCGAAGAGAGAGCGGGAAAGGAGCatcttaataaaaaagggaagaaGCAAGTAATTAACAA ATCTTCCCTAATAATCGATATAAAACCCTACGGGGAGGATACAAATTTAGACGACGTGTTAAAACTTGTAAAGGATATTGAAATGGAGGGATTAACATGGGGCAAGGCTCATAAGAAAACTCCATTTGCTTTTGGTCTCTTTAAGCTACAG GTCACATGTGTAATTGTAGACGATTTAATTAACACAGATGAACTGATTGAAATGATAGAAAACGTAGGGTTAAGTGAGGACCaacttaaaaagaaaaaagaattacaaGAACGAATGGAAGAAGATGAAGACATAGACGAAGAAATTGAAGGACTTGTTCAGTCCGCtgaaattatttcttttaataaattatag
- a CDS encoding RNA-binding protein, with protein sequence MGIFDKIRDIERLNEAELNNIGNGDSSWHDQYKDSSYIYIGNLDNRLTEGDIVIVFSQYGEPIDVNLVREKETGKSKGYCFLAYKDQRSTVLAVDNLNGYKLLDKPLVVDHVSNYRLPHNYTEDGNKEEYKPTGAEGKGIGVCNVVQSEINLSKAFEKIKNKFHEEKRKKLLDADELWVLNFEKSIKENSMSNKEINDYDELDTADRGRVNTHEGKNDKSCKKHSHDRKPIDDKKHIYDKKHRHDEKHSTDRKHIYDKKHRHDGKHIDDRKHNYDKIHRHDEKHSTDRKHSYDKKHRHYGKHIDDRKHSYDKIHRHDEKHSADRKHSYDKIHSNDEKHSTDRKHSYDKIHSDNKKRRREKKQGRKR encoded by the exons ATGGGTATATTTGATAAGATAAGAGATATTGAAAGGTTAAACGAAGCAGAACTGAATAACATTGGAAACGGAGACAGTTCGTGGCACGATCAATACAAAGACTCAAGTTACATTTACATAG GTAATTTAGATAACAGACTAACCGAGGGGGATATCGTAATTGTATTTTCCCAATATGGGGAACCTATTGATGTTAACCTAGTTCGGGAAAAAGAAACAG gTAAATCAAAGGGATATTGTTTCCTTGCCTATAAAGACCAGAGAAGCACGGTACTAGCTGTTGATAACCTGAACGGTTACAAACTTTTAGATAAACCTTTAGTTGTTGATCATGTGTCAAATTATAGACTTCCCCATAATTATACGGAAGACGGC AATAAAGAGGAGTACAAACCGACTGGGGCCGAAGGAAAAGGTATAGGTGTGTGTAACGTGGTTCAAAGTGAAATAAATCTATCGAAagcttttgaaaaaattaagaataagTTTCATGaagaaaagagaaagaaacTACTAGATGCAGATGAACTGTGggttttaaattttgaaaagtcaataaaagaaaattcgaTGAgcaataaagaaataaacgATTACGATGAACTTGATACTGCTGATAGGGGTAGAGTCAACACTCATGAAGGAAAAAACGATAAATCGTGCAAAAAGCACAGTCATGATAGGAAGCCTATTGATGATAAGAAGCACATTTATGATAAGAAACACAGGCATGATGAGAAGCATAGTACAGATAGGAAGCACATTTATGATAAGAAACACCGGCATGATGGGAAGCATATTGATGATAGGAAGCATAACTATGATAAGATACACAGGCATGATGAGAAGCATAGTACAGATAGGAAGCATAGTTATGATAAGAAACACCGGCATTATGGGAAGCACATTGATGATAGGAAGCATAGCTATGATAAGATACACAGGCATGATGAGAAGCATAGTGCAGATAGGAAGCATAGCTATGATAAGATACACAGCAATGATGAGAAGCATAGTACAGATAGGAAGCATAGTTATGATAAGATACACAGTGATAATAAGAAACGCAGACGTGAGAAGAAGCAAGGTAGAAAAAGATGA
- a CDS encoding kinesin-8X — protein sequence MSRKLTNVSKRNNNNEKSNKSLNEIYIYNKKFKHLNGSSTNGQNTNGQNTNGQNTNGQNTNEQNTNGQNTNGQNTNGQNTNGQNTNGQNTNGKNTNGKTSNGTNRTKGTTNSTCKKKNTIFFSAQNEIEEEKKKKKKGILILHTNTECKAILKKKKINDAKFVENVDAEIANVNNCSSCVIKNNFYQNKKKILRITPEYCDTKKKIAHHVKNKNTLHANKCVNEDILFNNNISSAFKININSDSGSSVHGNSVNVSNVSGSTISGSTISGSTISGSIISSSNVNGNTISKRNITNSKGEKRKHPLIIWSSDEKEGVKKKYSTNHNTNSIINYNDRTLKIFCNLSEDNSKNITCASGYISNDRISNIYNGAVNSARNSVHNDNVLGTNSKDSNRKKKNSQNDVQNQLFIPNNDLKKIKNYTMERTNKNKLSVTSSPNKKVIENINEYPITSKNIYDSIYIPQINIKNLINSDQINNIGVPSPTHACNNNSNGLNNVLRKSESSNLINALNAYSNVKVAVRIKPITESEENIVSIFNKNYVLIEKENEKECYLLSQKKKQATYVFDVVFDVNATQEEVFFDTAKPLIPHVFKGINCTVFAYGATGSGKTYTMLDDKNHNGIVQLSLLELFTIIKEKKCRNIKIVMSFLEVYNETIRDLLAKEKNKTLDVQEDVAEVKVSNLCEMEIQSYEQAMFLINEGVKNRKMSPTRANKVSSRSHAILQIYVFNEILDSNMNTINYKAKLCFVDLAGSERASATSNKGERFKEGSYINQSLLALANCINSLASNRNISKVRVKYRDSKLTHLLKNSLEGNCLVVMIANINPSRKSFQESNNTLKYAFRARNIKLCATVQTNDNKESDIEKILKKNNILQKEYDIVLAKYNNIKDFYSPLKVLFQLYKLVHSCYKRMQSASENFSILELKQDISIYEQLIKVKSDAIRKRMDLLNCGADEKHFIDIFDSFEDKNLDYFIHSDKNGGNDSNIDCNDSNICCNDSNICCNDSNIGCNDSNIGCNDSNIGCNDSNICGNDSNICGNDSNIGGNDSNIGGNDSNIGGNDSNIGGNDNNIGGNDNNIGGNDNNIGCNDNNDSYNNNNNGYDDNSTGYGNNNNGYTDNSKGYNNNSTSYDNNNNGYGNNSTGKNIGFSVLNGEGVENRTVLEEKLLKKKDLQFCDNSTTLRSDYIFFKNDMSKIKLDDDLSSDELSVYDVKNVDALVNCSIKGKRGQLINVFESKKNVRINGNDTSHYGVVRQGHTGNSAKNGHMDLGAIQYDDYTTNTNKHNALKDVYILKNERNNINVNFDISKSNHIVNFLKEPLIDDITSENNYMSLIKEQNGKMKIHTNENMPIKLNRNEKKEQLQTLHNNLTDMQNSILFNTINKQIGESPHSPIIKKNVKELLLHNNLNKKSFLLNGKISKNMTTEQVNSDLIGNYNISADGNKNLYGSDNNEINDNSGNNDNNNKSGNNDNNNNSENNVRGNDSVSEEDLTSGTPAGEETNILKESNTWKGTIEHFHDAYEGGNINVKVFNKEKNSAITNIEWDKLMIKNNYDDRTIDNNDEIRERNKRKFVILGENIKHEHEHTNERSMSVKKKKLSIKSKK from the coding sequence atgagcagAAAACTTACAAATGTTAGTaagagaaataataataatgaaaagagTAATAAGAGCTTAAAcgaaatttatatttataataaaaaatttaaacacCTTAATGGGAGCAGCACGAATGGGCAAAATACAAATGGGCAAAATACGAATGGGCAAAATACAAATGGGCAAAATACGAATGAGCAAAATACGAATGGGCAAAATACAAATGGGCAAAATACAAATGGGCAAAATACGAATGGGCAAAATACGAATGGGCAAAATACGAATGGGAAAAATACGAATGGGAAAACTTCGAATGGAACTAATCGTACAAAGGGTACTACCAATAGCacttgtaaaaaaaaaaatacaatttttttcagtgcacaaaatgaaatagaagaggaaaagaaaaaaaaaaaaaaaggtattttAATCCTGCATACCAACACAGAATGTAAagctattttaaaaaaaaaaaaaattaatgatgcGAAATTTGTTGAAAATGTTGATGCAGAAATAGCTAATGTGAACAATTGTTCTTCCTGTGtaatcaaaaataatttctatcaaaataaaaaaaaaattttaagaataacTCCGGAATATTGTgacacgaaaaaaaaaatagctcaTCATgtgaagaataaaaatactcTTCATGCGAACAAGTGTGTGAATGAGGATATACTGtttaataacaatataagctctgcttttaaaattaatattaatagtgaTAGCGGCAGCAGCGTTCACGGTAATAGTGTTAATGTTAGCAACGTAAGTGGTAGTACCATAAGCGGTAGTACCATTAGCGGTAGTACCATTAGCGGTAGTATCATTAGTAGCAGTAACGTTAACGGTAATACCATTAGCAAACGTAACATCACTAATAGCAAAGGAGAAAAGAGAAAGCATCCGCTCATAATTTGGAGCAGTGATGAAAAAGAGGgcgtcaaaaaaaaatacagcaCTAATCATAACACAAACagcataataaattataatgatcggacgttaaaaatattttgtaatcTAAGTGAAGacaatagtaaaaatatcaCGTGTGCAAGTGGATATATAAGCAACGATAGAATcagcaatatatataacggTGCAGTAAACAGTGCGAGGAACAGCGTACACAACGATAATGTTTTAGGAACAAATAGCAAGGATagtaatagaaaaaaaaagaactcTCAGAATGATGTGCAAAATCAACTGTTTATACCAAATAAtgacttaaaaaaaattaaaaattatactatggaaagaacaaacaaaaataaattatcagTGACCAGTAGCCCAAATAAAAAGGTCATAGAAAACATAAATGAGTATCCTATAACatccaaaaatatatatgacagCATATACATTCCtcagataaatataaaaaatctaATTAATTCTGACCAGATAAACAACATAGGTGTTCCTTCTCCCACACATGCATGTAATAACAACAGTAATGGTTTAAATAACGTATTAAGGAAGTCTGAAAGTAGTAACCTAATAAATGCGCTGAACGCATATTCTAATGTAAAAGTAGCAGTGCGTATAAAACCTATCACTGAATCAGAAGAAAATATTGtatctatttttaataaaaattatgtgcTTATTGAGaaagaaaacgaaaaagaaTGTTACTTGTTGtcacagaaaaaaaaacaagcaACGTATGTATTCGATGTCGTTTTTGATGTTAATGCTACTCAGGAAGAAGTATTCTTCGATACTGCTAAACCGTTAATACCACATGTTTTTAAGGGAATAAATTGCACCGTTTTTGCATATGGTGCTACGGGGTCAGGTAAAACATATACAATGCTAGATGATAAGAATCATAATGGTATTGTTCAATTATCCCTTTTAGAATTATTTACCATcataaaggaaaagaaatgtcgaaatattaaaattgttatgAGTTTTTTAGAAGTATATAATGAAACTATTCGTGATCTGTTAgctaaggaaaaaaataaaacctTAGATGTTCAAGAAGATGTAGCAGAAGTAAAGGTTAGTAATTTATGTGAAATGGAAATACAAAGTTATGAACAGGCaatgtttttaataaatgaaggagtgaaaaatagaaaaatgtcACCTACAAGAGCAAATAAAGTATCTAGTAGATCTCATGctattttacaaatatatgtatttaatgaaattttagATAGTAATATGaatacaataaattataaagcaaaattatgttttgttGACTTGGCTGGTTCAGAAAGAGCTAGTGCTACCTCTAACAAAGGAGAAAGATTTAAGGAAGGATCTTACATTAATCAGTCTTTATTAGCTTTAGCTAATTGTATTAATTCTTTAGCATCtaatagaaatatatcaAAGGTAAGAGTAAAATACAGAGATAGTAAATTAACAcatttattgaaaaattcGTTAGAAGGAAATTGCTTAGTAGTTATGATAGCAAATATTAACCCTTCGAGAAAATCTTTTCAAGAATCAAATAATACCCTTAAGTATGCATTTCGTGCTAGGAATATTAAACTATGTGCTACTGTACAaacaaatgataataaagaaagtgacattgaaaaaattttaaaaaaaaataatattctgcAAAAAGAATACGACATTGTGCTcgcaaaatataataatataaaagactTTTACTCCCCtttaaaagtattatttCAGTTATATAAACTTGTTCATTCGTGTTATAAACGAATGCAAAGTGCGTCTGAAAATTTTTCTATTCTAGAATTAAAACAagatatatctatatatgaaCAACTGATAAAGGTGAAGTCAGATGCAATAAGAAAAAGGATGGACCTCCTGAATTGCGGAGCAGACGAAAAGCATTTTATTGACATATTTGACTCCTTTGAGGATAAAAATTTAGACTACTTTATACATAGTGATAAGAATGGCGGCAATGACAGCAATATTGATTGTAATGATAGCAATATTTGTTGTAATGATAGCAATATTTGTTGTAATGATAGCAATATTGGTTGTAATGACAGCAATATTGGTTGTAATGATAGCAATATTGGTTGTAATGATAGCAATATTTGTGGTAATGACAGCAATATTTGTGGTAATGATAGCAATATTGGTGGTAATGATAGCAATATTGGTGGTAATGATAGCAATATTGGTGGTAATGATAGCAATATTGGTGGTAATGATAACAATATTGGTGGTAATGATAACAATATTGGTGGTAATGATAACAATATTGGTTGTAATGATAACAATGATAGctataacaataacaataatggcTATGACGATAACAGTACTGGCTATggcaataacaataatggaTATACCGATAACAGTAAAGgttataacaataacagtacTAGTTAtgacaataacaataatggaTATGGCAATAACAGTACTGGTAAAAATATCGGTTTTAGTGTGCTGAATGGGGAAGGGGTTGAGAATAGAACCGTActagaagaaaaattattaaaaaaaaaggatttgCAATTTTGTGATAATAGTACTACACTGAGGAgtgattatatatttttcaaaaacgatatgagcaaaataaaactagATGACGATTTATCCTCTGACGAGTTATCTGTGTATGACGTAAAAAACGTGGACGCATTGGTAAATTGCagtataaaaggaaaaaggggACAACTTATTAATGTTTTTGAAAGTAAGAAAAATGTACGTATCAATGGAAATGATACAAGCCATTACGGCGTAGTGCGGCAGGGCCATACTGGTAACAGTGCAAAGAATGGCCATATGGATCTCGGAGCAATCCAGTACGATGATTACACTACAAATACAAACAAACATAACGCACTTAAGGACGTGTACATACTGAAGAACGAaaggaataatataaatgttaacTTCGATATAAGCAAAAGCAATcatattgtaaattttttaaaagaaccCTTGATAGATGATATTACaagtgaaaataattatatgagCTTAATAAAGGAGCAAAATGGTAAGATGAAAATTCATACTAACGAAAATATGCCTATTAAACTAAACAGGAACGAGAAAAAGGAACAGTTGCAAACATTACATAACAACCTAACAGATATGCAAAATTCgattttatttaatactaTTAATAAGCAAATAGGAGAGTCTCCTCATTCCcctataattaaaaaaaatgtaaaggaGCTGTTGTTAcacaataatttaaataaaaaaagttttctattaaatggaaaaataagcaaaaacaTGACAACTGAGCAGGTGAACAGCGACCTGATAGGGAATTATAACATTTCAGCggatggaaataaaaatttatacggCAGTGATAACAACGAGATCAATGACAACAGTGGTAATAACGACAATAACAACAAGAGTGGCAATAAcgacaataacaataacagtgAGAATAACGTCAGAGGAAACGACAGTGTAAGCGAAGAGGACCTAACAAGCGGCACTCCTGCGGGAGAAGAAACCAACATTTTGAAGGAAAGCAATACATGGAAAGGCACCATAGAACACTTTCATGATGCATATGAGGGaggaaatataaatgtaaaagtaTTTAATAAAGAGAAGAACAGTGCAATAACAAACATTGAGTGGGACAAATTGATGATAAAGAATAATTACGATGATCGCACTAtagataataatgatgaaataCGGGAAAGGAATAAGAGGAAATTTGTTATATTGGGGGAAAACATAAAGCACGAACATGAACACACTAATGAGAGATCCATGTccgtaaaaaagaaaaaactaaGCATAAAAAGTAAGAAGTGA
- a CDS encoding ubiquitin-conjugating enzyme E2, with protein MSTFARRRIIQDLNKINKEQNKSFEASPFADNIMCCHAIIRGPEDTIWECGIFHLIINFSEEYPVSPPKVKFLTKIFHPNIYTDGNICLDILQNQWSPIYDITSLLTSIQSLLNDPNTSSPANPEAARILISNKALYNKRVLMCVEDSWEIPKFNINNFN; from the exons ATGTCGACATTTGCAAGAAGAAGAATAATTCAAGAtcttaacaaaataaacaaagaGCAGAATAAAAGTTTCGAGGCATCTCCTTTTGCTGATAATATAATGTGTTGTCATGCTATTATAAGAGGTCCTGAAGATACAATTTGGGAATGTggtatttttcatttaattattaatttttcagaAGAATACCCAGTAAGCCCACCTAAAGTAAAATtcttaacaaaaatatttcacCCGAATATTTATACTGATGGAAATATTTGTTTAGACATTTTGCAAAATCAGTGGAGTCCAATTTATGATATTACTTCACTGTTAACGTCTATTCAGTCTTTACTCAATGATCCCAATACATCCTCACCAGCTAACCCGGAGGCAGCTAGAATACTTATTAGCAACAAGGCGCTTTACAACAAGAGAGTACTA ATGTGCGTTGAGGACAGCTGGGAAATACCAAAATTTAATATcaacaattttaattaa
- a CDS encoding CCR4 domain-containing protein 4 yields the protein MLCLTCTQHNIVKYMLSARLNTIHQRQKKINNYNIIKRDIPSTGKKLVHVVPRKNYGFINKSRLLTPIIKLKLNNKRSNFNYSNKTPELKLNQIYSSCLFILPLSEETGKKKKKSSYTPSSNNNNNFLPKMSHNICQPKPNDSYITEKKSEKSQDEGMIEASFMNNGEDNIIKSISNNLKEVHDNYNTNSSVVIEGNYENFGGEFIKKKVGTHLIDALNRCKDYYVQMNSTTSKQFFTSDDIEYCKEETSTNRKKRMYSHNESNNNNNNNSNSNSNNNNNVSGSASGCGDENVSYSDNGKGCKIFSIEELENMRRNSNYLKINETENEDYSIELYFDFKELKLLRKKKSWKKMIKEKKKKKMNEEKNEHEVPSKEEVKNENVINCIQFFDNENNLIDENTILKDIIDKLKYVCINDLKISIFKGLYDLKQIYISMDVFNGHPIIPANVPVNDIDNYVYYWVCSSDKNIIKSCELFYKASKEDISKKIQLVIYNKENPFFFYITEEIEVNPNAFEEELKLKEKRYMDFKKLNMDNDNDNVIRILSYNILAPIYTNTKYALEYMFKNVEECYLKTNYRSHLLIHDINYDYDIISLQEVSEHLHSNLFSIYLHEKFYSSYKGKNNYGNDGCSLFVNKKKFSLIEYKNYEFKEVIKIPDLKDVYDRFISLSQDLVEIIREIKTIFQVGIYVHNNTGSIFLIANTHLYFHSLAQHIRAIQSYCILYILEVLKNKYKQEYSKNVYVVLNGDFNTNFESEVFSFLEGKDISSNSDVWMNSKLFKKEYDDLNTYPTLFELKKDEENSTEQVIGPSLNRQKFLPLYSAYKKGDISYTNWNNNFIDVLDYIFLSPGIKVRRILKGLDQKYFDKYKGLLSPINPSDHLSIAAEVEI from the exons ATGCTTTGTTTAACATGCACTCAGcataatattgtaaaatatatgttaagtGCAAGGTTAAATACAATACACCagagacaaaaaaaaataaataattataatataataaaaagagatATACCCAGTACAGGAAAAAAACTCGTTCATGTAGTACCCAGAAAAAACTATGGCTTTATTAATAAATCGAGATTATTAACACCCATAATAAAacttaaattaaataacaaacgtagcaattttaattattcaaataaaacaCCTGAATTAAAGTTAAACCAAATTTACAGTAGTTGTCTCTTCATCTTACCACTAAGTGAGgaaacaggaaaaaaaaaaaagaaatccTCTTATACTCCaagcagtaataataataataattttctgcCTAAGATGAGTCATAATATCTGCCAACCGAAACCTAATGATTCATATATAACAGAAAAGAAAAGTGAAAAGAGTCAGGATGAAGGGATGATAGAAGCCTCCTTTATGAATAATGGTGAAgacaatataataaaaagtatttcaAACAATTTGAAAGAAGTGCATGACAACTATAATACCAACAGTTCTGTAGTTATAGAAggtaattatgaaaatttcggaggtgaatttataaaaaaaaaggtaggAACACATTTAATAGATGCTTTAAACAGATGTAAAGATTATTATGTGCAAATGAATAGCACAACAAGCAAGCAATTTTTTACAAGTGATGATATAGAGTATTGTAAAGAGGAAACCAGCACAAACAGGAAAAAACGAATGTATAGTCATAatgaaagtaataataataataataataatagtaacagtaacagtaacaataataacaatgtTAGTGGTAGCGCTAGTGGATGTGGCGATGAGAATGTCAGTTATAGCGACAACGGTAAGGGCTGCAAAATATTTAGCATAGAAGAACTAGAAAACATGAGAAGAAACTCGAATTacctaaaaataaatgaaacgGAAAATGAAGATTATAGCATTGAATTATATTTCGACTTTAAGGAATTAAAacttttaagaaaaaaaa AAAGctggaaaaaaatgataaaagaaaaaaaaaaaaaaaaaatgaacgaagaaaaaaatgaacatgaGGTACCTAGTAAAGAGGAAGTGAAAAATGAGAATGTCATAAATTgtattcaattttttgataatgaaaataatttaattgatGAAAATACTATTTTGAAAGACATTATagacaaattaaaatatgtttgtataaatgatctaaaaataagtatttttaaaGGTTTATACGacttaaaacaaatatatatatccatggATGTGTTTAACGGTCACCCCATAATACCTGCTAACGTACCAGTTAACGATATTGATAATTACGTTTACTACTGGGTTTGTTCAAgtgataaaaatatcataaaatcATGTGAACTGTTCTACAAAGCAAGCAAGGAAGATATATCTAAAAAGATTCAACTtgtcatatataataaagaaaatcctttttttttttatattactgaAGAGATAGAAGTAAATCCCAATGCATTTGAAGAAGAACTGAAATTGAAGGAGAAGAGATATATGGATTTTAAGAAGCTTAATATGGATAATGACAATGATAATGTAATTCGTATTTTGTCGTATAATATCCTTGCACCTATATATACGAACACAAAATATGCATTAGAATACATGTTTAAAAATGTAGAGGaatgttatttaaaaacaaattatagatctcatttattaatacatgATATAAATTACGATTATGATATTATAAGTTTGCAAGAAGTAAGCGAACATTTACATTCGAACTtgttttctatttatttacatgAGAAGTTTTATTCATCCTACAAgggaaaaaacaattatgGAAATGATGGTTGTTCCttatttgttaataaaaaaaaattttctcttattgaatataaaaattatgaatttaaagaagttataaaaataccAGACTTAAAAGATGTATATGATAGATTTATAAGCTTATCACAAGACCTTGTAGAAATTATTAGAGAGATTAAAACTATTTTTCAAGTAGgaatttatgtacataataacaCTGGAAGCATATTTCTTATTGCGAACACTCATTTGTATTTTCATAGTTTAGCTCAACATATTAGAGCCATACAATCCTATTGCATATTGTACATTCTAGAagtgttaaaaaataaatataaacaagaatattcaaaaaatgtgTATGTAGTATTAAATGGAGATTTCAATACAAATTTCGAATCAGAagtcttttcctttttagaAGGAAAAGATATCTCTTCCAATTCGGATGTATGGATGAATTcgaaattatttaaaaaagaatatgatGATTTGAATACTTATCCGACTTTATTTGAATTAAAGAAAGATGAAGAAAATTCCACAGAACAAGTTATTGGTCCTTCTTTGAATAGACAAAAATTCTTACCTCTATATTCTGCCTACAAAAAAGGAGATATATCTTATACTAACtggaataataattttattgatgTCCTagattacatatttttatcacCAGGAATTAAGGTTAGAAGGATATTAAAAGGACTTGACCAGAAATActttgataaatataaagggTTACTGTCCCCCATAAATCCGAGTGACCATCTCTCAATAGCTGCTGAAGTCGAAATTTAA
- a CDS encoding E3 ubiquitin-protein ligase RBX1, translating into MIDNIRNDDKEIFKVHKWSAVAAWSWDISVDNCAICRNHIMDLCIECQAKLNENDNDKEKKIDKENCTVAWGVCNHAFHLHCISRWIKARQVCPLDNTNWEFQKAAD; encoded by the coding sequence ATGATTGATAACATAAGGAATGATGACAAAGAAATATTCAAAGTTCATAAGTGGTCAGCAGTTGCTGCATGGTCGTGGGATATCAGTGTAGACAATTGCGCTATTTGTAGAAATCATATAATGGACTTATGCATTGAGTGTCAAGCTAagttaaatgaaaatgataatgataaagagaaaaaaattgataaagaAAATTGCACAGTTGCTTGGGGTGTGTGTAATCATGCTTTTCATCTACATTGTATATCAAGATGGATTAAAGCAAGACAAGTTTGTCCCTTAGATAACACTAATTGGGAATTCCAAAAGGCTGCAGATTAA